In the genome of Lynx canadensis isolate LIC74 chromosome F1, mLynCan4.pri.v2, whole genome shotgun sequence, one region contains:
- the RHEX gene encoding regulator of hemoglobinization and erythroid cell expansion protein isoform X1, translating to MLTEDMKFWHGLVIAVVSLILQTCLFAAINYLLSRHMASQSERILKGARLQAPWSSLAQRQPCAATEETRSAPVSAPRHRHDSDTSSDSSNSADVSGSLPPTCQATKDVNYTQVVFSAPGGLKTEPALDYENIKETTDYVNVNPKSHRPNFWTFVNPANSESVEYTQVAM from the exons ATGCTGACGGA AGACATGAAGTTCTGGCATGGCTTAGTGATCGCAGTGGTGTCCCTCATTCTACAGACCTGCCTCTTCGCTGCCATCAACTACCTGCTCAGCAGGCACATGG CCAGCCAGAGTGAGCGGATCCTGAAAGGggccaggctccaggccccctgGTCCAGCCTTGCGCAGCGTCAGCCATGTGCTGCCACGGAGGAGACGCGAAGCGCTCCTGTGTCTGCGCCCCGTCACAGGC ATGACAGTGACACGTCCTCAGATAGCTCCAACAGCGCGGACGTCTCCGGCAGCTTGCCTCCCACCTGCCAG gCCACCAAGGACGTGAATTACACACAAGTGGTCTTTTCAGCCCCTGGAGGACTAAAAACTGAACCTGCCCTGGACTATGAGAACATAAAGGAAACCACAGACTATGTCAATGTCAATCCAAAAAGCCACAGGCCCAATTTCTGGACTTTTGTGAACCCTGCTAACTCTGAGTCGGTAGAATACACTCAGGTGGCCATGTGA
- the RHEX gene encoding regulator of hemoglobinization and erythroid cell expansion protein isoform X2, which yields MLTEDMKFWHGLVIAVVSLILQTCLFAAINYLLSRHMDDSDTSSDSSNSADVSGSLPPTCQATKDVNYTQVVFSAPGGLKTEPALDYENIKETTDYVNVNPKSHRPNFWTFVNPANSESVEYTQVAM from the exons ATGCTGACGGA AGACATGAAGTTCTGGCATGGCTTAGTGATCGCAGTGGTGTCCCTCATTCTACAGACCTGCCTCTTCGCTGCCATCAACTACCTGCTCAGCAGGCACATGG ATGACAGTGACACGTCCTCAGATAGCTCCAACAGCGCGGACGTCTCCGGCAGCTTGCCTCCCACCTGCCAG gCCACCAAGGACGTGAATTACACACAAGTGGTCTTTTCAGCCCCTGGAGGACTAAAAACTGAACCTGCCCTGGACTATGAGAACATAAAGGAAACCACAGACTATGTCAATGTCAATCCAAAAAGCCACAGGCCCAATTTCTGGACTTTTGTGAACCCTGCTAACTCTGAGTCGGTAGAATACACTCAGGTGGCCATGTGA